In Spirochaeta thermophila DSM 6578, the DNA window GGTGAAGACCTTGGGATGCTCCTCGCTGAGGTCCGCCTCGATGTGCAGGGTGAACGAGTCGTACGGCATGCGCATCTTGCCGAGGATGGAGACCACGTCCATCCCCGTGCATCCCGCGAGCCCGGCGAGCAGGAGGTTCTTGGGCCGGGGGCCCGCATCCTTTCCCCCGAACTCCGGGTGGGCGTCCACCGTGAGGGTGTGACCGTCCACCTCCACGTCGAAGGCCATATCCCCGGTATGGCGGGCTGTGACCTTTGCCGCCATCACGCGCTCCTCAAGGCACGTTCGATCTCGGGCAGGTTGAAACCCACGATGACCTTGCCGTTGATGTCGATGACCGGCACGCCCATCTGCCCCGACTTGCGCACCATCTCCTCGGCCCTGCGCATGTCCTGGGCCACGTTGTACTCCACGAAGGGGATCCTGTTCTTCCGGAAGTAGTCCTTGGCCATCTTGCAGTAGGCACACGTGGGAGTCGTATAGAGCACGACCTTCATCGTCTCCTCCATATTGTATTAGATTTTCTTAATATAAGATGATGCATTTACATCGTGCCGTCAAGAGGCGGTTCAGGACCGACGCTTCATCTCCCGCTCGAAGCTCCTTCTCAGGGAACGTCTGAGCTGATCGAGGCCCTCCTTGTCCGTGATCTGGAACCGGGAGAGGATTCCGTGGTCGATCTGTTCCCAGGTGAGCCGTCCTTCCTCGAACATGGCGATGGCATTCGCCGCGTATACCGTCTGGACGATCCGGTCCATCTCACCCGGTGCGCCCTCCGGAGTGTGGTGGAAGCGTATCGCGGCGACGAGAAGGTCGGGGAAGTTCCACTTCTCGGCGAGAAGCGCCCCTATCTCGGCGTGGTGGAGCCCTCCGTAGAGTTCCTCCAGGAGGTTCTGAGGAATGTCCCTTTCCCTGCGGAGCAGCTCTATCTTCTCGAGGAGGGTAGGGTGCACCCGGGAGAAGACGATCTTTCCCATGTCGTGGAGGATGCCCCCCACGTACACGTCCTCCATGAGCTCCTTGTCCCTGAACACGGTCTGTGCGAGGTTGTAGGCATAGTAGGCAGTCCGGAGCGAGTGGTCCCACAGGTGCTGTTGCTCCTCGGTGCCGAGCCCCAGGATCTTCTGGGTCCCGTAGGTGTAGAGGAGGTTCTTGAGTCCCCTGAGACCCAGAATCTTCACCCCCTCGAGGATGGAGTCCACTTTCTTCGGCAGCATGAACTGGGCGGAGTTCACCACCTTGAGGAGGTCGGCGGTGAGCGAGGGATCCGTGGAGATCTGTCGGGCGATGTCCTGTACCGTGCTGTTCGGGTCGTCGATGAGCTTCTGCAGATAGAGGACGTTCTCCGGAAACTGGGGGAGGGACTCGATCTCGCCCACCACCCGTTCCGTGAGTTCCGTGAGCCGTGAGAGGTGTATCCGGTCCATGGGGATGGTGAGCCGGGCCACGGTCTCTTCCCCCACCACGTCGATGTCGAAGGCCTCCTCGGAGAGGCCCAGTCGCTTGAGGATCATGATGAGGGTCACGATGCCCAGGCCCGCTCCCTCGGTGACGTCGTAGGCGGTGGTGAGGGCCTCCTCCAGGGTCTCGAAGAGCCGCGCCCTCGCCACCCTGTCGAAGATACGGATCTGTTCCTCCTTGAGGAGGGGGGCGTTGTTGGCCACGGTGAGGTAGAAGGTGTTGTTCTTCAACTGGAAGGTGATGCGGGTGTAGAGCCCCAGCTCCTTGAGGAGCTCGAAGTAGTGGCGGGGGGCCTCCGAGAGGACCTCGTGGAAAACCCGCATGCCCTCTTCGTACTCCTCCTCGTCCTCTATGTCGAGACCCCGCTCGTGGAAGAAGGCCCGTTTGGCATTGGCCTTCTGTGCGTTGGCAGCGAGTTCCTTGAGACAGTAGAGGAGGGCGTCCCGCATCTTCTCCCTGCCTATGTCGGTGAGGACGAGGTCGAGGATCTCCTCCACACGCTCTTCGATCTCGGGCGTCATCGCGTGGATCTTGATGGTGACAGGCAGGTTGTGGCGGATCGCCTGAAGTACCTTGGAGTTGTCCACGACTGCCTTCTTCACGAGTCTCTCCTTGTCATACAGAACCCCCTTCTTTATCAGTATGGGTTCTCGAGGTGACGGTGTCAAGAAAATTTCGGAGCGGTTCGAGCGTCCCTTTCTCGGAATCAGCTCCCGAACTCCTTTACCACACGGGCCATCTCCCTGAGCCTGGTCTCGATGCGTTCGTTGACGGTCCCCGGAGCAAACGTCCCCCTGCTCGTACGAGTGCCCGCCTCCATCCCGGTGAGCACCTCCATGGCCTGATCGATGGTCTCCACCGCATAGATGTGAAAGAGGCCCTCGCGCACCGCCTCCTGGACATCCTTTTCGAGGATGAGGTTCTTGAGGTTGAGTCGCGGGATGATGACCCCCTGGGTGCCGGTGAGCCCCTTCTTCCTGCACACCTTGAAGAAGCCCTCCACCTTCTCGCTGATCCCTCCCACGGGTTGCACCTGGCCCATCTGGTTGATGGACCCGGTGACCGCGATCTCCTGCCTAAGGGGGATCCCCGCGATGTCGGAGAGCAGGGCGCACATCTCTGCGAGCGAGGCCGAATCGCCGTCGATCTCCACGTACGACTGTTCGAAGGCGATGCTCGCCTTGATGGAGAGGGGGAAGCGCCGCGCGTACCGGCTCTGGAGGTAGCCCTGGATGATGTAGACCCCTTTGTCGTGGAGCTCGCCCGAGAGCCCGGACTCGCGCTCGATGTTCACGATCCCTTCGGTGCCGGGGGCCGTGCGCGCCGTGATGAGCACTGGTCTGGCGAAGGAGTGGAATCCCCGGTCGAGGATGACCAGGCCGTTGATCTTCCCCACGGCCGTGCCTTCGAGCTGGATGAGGAGCTCTCCCGAGAGGATCTGTTCGTCGATCTTCTCCTCGAGGAGTCCGAAGAGGTGGTTCCTGTGGCGCTGGACCGCCTCGACCACTTGGCGGTCGATGTGGTCGCTGCCCATGGTACGCGCCCAATGGTCCGCCTCCCTGAGGATGTCGGTGACGAGGGAAAAGCGGGCCGTGAGTTTGTCGCGCTCCTCGCCGAGACGTACGCCGTACTCGAGGAGGGCGGCGATCCCCGAGGTGTCCACGGGCAGGAGGTGCTTGCGTTCGCACGTGGCGCGTATGAAGCCGATGTACTCTCGAAT includes these proteins:
- a CDS encoding OsmC family protein produces the protein MAAKVTARHTGDMAFDVEVDGHTLTVDAHPEFGGKDAGPRPKNLLLAGLAGCTGMDVVSILGKMRMPYDSFTLHIEADLSEEHPKVFTRIHLVYAFTGDALDREKIEKAVRLSQEKYCGVSAMLGKTARITYEIRLDG
- a CDS encoding glutaredoxin family protein, producing MKVVLYTTPTCAYCKMAKDYFRKNRIPFVEYNVAQDMRRAEEMVRKSGQMGVPVIDINGKVIVGFNLPEIERALRSA
- a CDS encoding HDOD domain-containing protein, with protein sequence MKKAVVDNSKVLQAIRHNLPVTIKIHAMTPEIEERVEEILDLVLTDIGREKMRDALLYCLKELAANAQKANAKRAFFHERGLDIEDEEEYEEGMRVFHEVLSEAPRHYFELLKELGLYTRITFQLKNNTFYLTVANNAPLLKEEQIRIFDRVARARLFETLEEALTTAYDVTEGAGLGIVTLIMILKRLGLSEEAFDIDVVGEETVARLTIPMDRIHLSRLTELTERVVGEIESLPQFPENVLYLQKLIDDPNSTVQDIARQISTDPSLTADLLKVVNSAQFMLPKKVDSILEGVKILGLRGLKNLLYTYGTQKILGLGTEEQQHLWDHSLRTAYYAYNLAQTVFRDKELMEDVYVGGILHDMGKIVFSRVHPTLLEKIELLRRERDIPQNLLEELYGGLHHAEIGALLAEKWNFPDLLVAAIRFHHTPEGAPGEMDRIVQTVYAANAIAMFEEGRLTWEQIDHGILSRFQITDKEGLDQLRRSLRRSFEREMKRRS